A region of Vespula vulgaris chromosome 1, iyVesVulg1.1, whole genome shotgun sequence DNA encodes the following proteins:
- the LOC127065171 gene encoding UDP-glucose 4-epimerase → MANQSWNVLVTGGAGYIGSHTVLELLQANFQVVVIDNLSNAYKGSNDEKPESLVRVEKLTNKKVKFVNCDITKISELKDVFQKNAFHCVIHFAALKAVGESCEKPLEYYEVNVGGTLNLLNVMREHDVKRFIYSSSATVYGVPEKLPLVENMKTGNCTNPYGRTKYMVEEILKDLCLSDRVWSVISLRYFNPVGAHPSGQIGEDPNGIPNNLMPFIAQVSVGKRKSLNVYGNDYDTPDGTGVRDYIHIMDLADGHVKAMIYQKNLNPTGFKPINLGTGKGYSVMEVIHAFEKASGKKIPYEIVGRRAGDISASYANANTAIKELNWRAVKNIDDMCADTWKWQQSNPNGYKPT, encoded by the exons ATGGCAAATCAATCTTGGAATGTACTGGTAACGGGTGGTGCTGGTTATATCGGTTCTCATACTGTTTTGGAACTACTGCAAGCCAACTTTCAGGTGGTGGTAATAGACAACCTTAGTAATGCCTATAAAG GAAGTAATGATGAAAAACCAGAATCTCTTGTAAGAGTCGAGAAACTAACGAATAAAAAGGTTAAATTTGTAAATTGTGATATAACTAAAATAAGCGAATTGAAGGATGTATTTCAAAAG AATGCTTTCCATTGCGTCATACATTTTGCTGCATTGAAAGCAGTCGGTGAGTCTTGCGAAAAGCCTCTAGAATATTATGAAGTCAATGTTGGGGGTACTTTAAATTTGTTGAATGTAATGAGAGAACATGATGTAAAACGCTTTATATACTCTAGTAGTGCTACTGTTTATGGTGTTCCGGAAAAACTTCCATTAGTAGAGAATATGAAGACTGGAAATTGCACAAATCCATATGGAAGAACAAAGTATATGGTTgaagaaattttgaaagatcTTTGCTTATCTGATAGG GTATGGTCGGTTATATCTCTCAGATACTTTAATCCAGTAGGTGCACATCCTTCAGGGCAAATTGGAGAAGATCCTAATGGTATTCCAAATAACTTAATGCCTTTTATTGCTCAAGTTTCagttggaaaaagaaaatcattaaatGTGTATGGTAATGACTATGATACTCCCGATGGGACGG GTGTTCgagattatatacatattatggATTTAGCTGACGGCCATGTTAAAGCCATGATATATCAGAAAAATCTCAATCCAACTGGATTTAAACCTATAAACTTAGGTACTGGTAAAGGATATTCTGTTATGGAAGTTATACATGCATTTGAAAAAGCATCAGGAAAGAAAATACCATATGAGATAGTAGGACGTAGAGCAGGCGATATATCTGCAAGTTATGCTAATGCAAATACAGCGATTAAAGAGCTAAATTGGCGTgctgtaaaaaatatagatgatATGT GTGCGGATACATGGAAATGGCAGCAAAGTAATCCGAATGGTTACAAACCTACTTAA